The Candidatus Nanohalovita haloferacivicina genome has a window encoding:
- a CDS encoding Rpp14/Pop5 family protein, which produces MKHLPPTLREDNRYIRYKIHSETAHEFPEVVDSIWDAVLGYLGEKQASKANPWIIKNLFDEQKQQGAIRINRETETDVRAALIFIDEIVGEEAFVTVEQVAGTVKSLEGLEE; this is translated from the coding sequence ATGAAACACCTCCCGCCAACACTGAGAGAAGACAACAGATACATCCGATACAAGATACACTCAGAGACAGCACACGAATTCCCTGAAGTAGTAGACTCAATCTGGGATGCAGTTCTTGGATACCTTGGAGAAAAACAGGCAAGCAAGGCCAACCCATGGATAATAAAGAATCTCTTTGATGAACAAAAACAACAGGGCGCAATAAGAATAAACCGAGAAACAGAAACAGATGTCAGAGCAGCCCTGATATTTATAGATGAGATAGTTGGCGAAGAGGCCTTTGTAACAGTTGAACAGGTTGCAGGAACTGTAAAATCTCTTGAAGGCCTGGAAGAATAG